From the Porites lutea chromosome 5, jaPorLute2.1, whole genome shotgun sequence genome, the window ACTATGAGATGTCTTACGGACTTAACGTGGAAATGCATAAACAGGTATGAGTTCGCAAAAATGAATCAAATACGTGACAATCTTAGACAGAGCTGTTAACTTGGGTTCAATGGTTCTGAAATGTAAATTCCCCTCATCGAGATCAAAAGTCATATTTCTGGCGACATCACTTGATACTTGCTCTTGTAGAGATAAGCCGTTGATAGATAAACTAGCGAATTATTTTTGGCAAGCTTACTTGACACTCATCCCCTCTAAAACACAAACACCGTGGAACGGAAATGTGAACTGGAACGTATGTCCTTGACTTGTTTTATCTCCCTTAAAAATGCGGATTAGATTTGTGGCGTCCTATATTGATCAACAAGAGTTTTACATTACACCTTAGACAAACTTTAGGCGACAGCCATTAAtagtttacattttttctttccgAAATGTAAATTAAAATGTGCTTGAAGCGTTCCCTCTTCAAACAGACCAGTGAGTTGGCAGGCTAATATAAACACAAATGGCTACGGGAGAATTAATTGCAAATTGAACACAAAGCCCACCTTTAATGCTAGATACTTAAAACTTCGACTGACAGTTTTAGAGCCTTTTCAAAATATGTCAAGCATGCTATTCTAAATTGCAGCCAATGTAAAGTTGTTTATTTTGGCGCAAACCATCGGCCCTCTCCCGTTGAAATTGAATTCGTTCACCATTTTTTTCGGCACTCCGTGCTGGATGGCTAATCACATAATCCTTTTGGGAGCTAGATTTAGATTATGACAGGAACCAAAACCAAAGTGGATCACTCATCCCTGTTGTGTGTCTTTTATCCCAGAGGGAATTATATTGTCACCACCTCAACTTTTGTTGTGGGTGTTAATTAAGCTGGGATGAATGCTCTGGATGATGTCACAAGAACGTGATCTTTTTTCAATGGTGTGCTTCTTACTGTGGCATTAGATATAGGAATATTTCTCAGAAGGGGTTTCTATATATTAACTCTCTAAAAGGTGCTACATGGTTTtatgttaatattattttatggAGTTGAAAGGTTGTCTCagtgaagtatttaaatttcaTGCATGTCCATATTTCCCACAAATTGTTCATTCAACCTCAAAggtcagctttttatttagAATAAGTTACTTCTTTTCTTTGCCACTTATATACCCACACAAAAGTATTCCCAATGCAACCGTAAGGGGAAACTGTAGGGTTAAGCTTATTTCCTGTTGTTAAGTTTACTGGACTAAGCAAATTTCCCCTTTGGGAATACTTTCCTTTGCAAATTGATGCGACAAGGAAGTGGTATTGTTTAAAATGTAAGCCAATAAAGCATACAATTTgatatttattccatttactgTATGTTGAgggcattttaatttttctctctGGTTACTGCCTCATGTAGAGGGACTGTCGAGCACTCTGCTGGATAGCCTCTTTTGgttaattaaaatttatataatacaaatacaaacataCAAACTCTTACCAACTGGTCAGGAAAATCAGGTGACAAAATTTGACATGTTTCCTGCACAGAGGTCTATATCTAATGGACGACCCCATTCTGCGAACTACTTAAAACACCCACAAGAGGATACCGTCAGTGCTTTTTGATATCATATTAGTGTAACAGATGCCCTCACGTCATGGCAACACTCTTAAAGTGGTTTTGTTTCATCTTAAGGCTATGCTAGTGTGTCAAAGTGATTACCATTTAAAATGCTGTGTACGTCTGGACAAATAACTAAATAATATACAGAAACAGCAACCAAAGACAATTATTATAACATCTGTTTGCTGTTTAAATTGTTTTCCCTTTCCATAAGATTTTCAGGGGTATTTTTCATCTGTAATTGGACAAAAACCCATTGACTGAAGGTGCAGTTCTTAATCTTTTGTAAAACTATTCCCAGCCAGGCATGCTAGTGCCACAAGTTATCTCAAGTTTTCACCCCTGAAATGTCAAGTACAttcgactcctgataactcaaccttccaagggaaatagaaaaaagtttgagttatgGGGAGTTCGAtttatcaagggtaaaattatatagaaaacaaATCTAAATTAAACAAGCAAAGCACACTCAGTTGCATCAGCTGGGCAAACTAGGAATGGCAGGAAATAAAtagtaaagttttgttgtttggtAAACCTAGCGccactacttatttttgtgagCACAGAcatgtttatatatatatattttttaaagtaatgtTTAGTCTGTCAGGATTTCAGGGTTTACCTGGCCATTAGAATTTTTCCTAGGCTACTTTGTTTGAAGCAAGATAAACACTAGAAAAGATCAAATCCCTGGCCATATTTGCTATTTCTTCTTCTACTTCAACAATAATGTTTAAAAATGAATGTTTGGATTTAACAAGAAATGACTACTAGTGATATACAGGGGAAGCTTTCCTAACAGTCACTCTCGTAATCCGACAGCTATACTCATGGcctccttcacaaaaccccgtTTTTTTCTACTCCCATACAagctctgtatttttacattcccgtaaGTGGCCAGCTCTAGTTATGGACATGTTTTTGGCGTCCCGAGGGTGTCCACTCACGAGAGCTTCCATTGTATTGCTTTGTCCTAGCTGTGTTAAAGTAgatattttgttgttgtcttgTAGACTGAGATTGCAAAAAGATTGAATGCTATATGTGCTCAAATCATTCCCTTCCTTTCACAAGATGTGAGTATGAAATAAGTCTCTTTTAATGTACTTTTCATAGCTATCTGTAAGTGCCAacaagcaaagattttaccAATACGTGCGCGCTGtttaatttgtttagaaatgtcatgaattatCATAACAATATAAAAATCCAGCAGGCAAGTGCAACAGCTGTACACGTATGTTGTAAATGAATCAAGCCGACAATTGGTTGAGGATGGGTTGAGCACTGTACTCACAAACACACACATGGCTCTTGGATTCTCTGTTCTGTATTACGTGTTCGCTCGAAAAACAGTGTattctctgttctgcattaTGTCATAAAAGTTATGACATAGTGTTACTAACTACATTACATCTCTACAAGATTCATTATGCCTTGGAACTTTCGCACACGGCTTTATAAGGCTGCTACCTTGCAGCTGCTCATTGGTAATTAGTAACCAAAAGCTTGTACCtccatagagtactaaagtgatgacgtcataaaaatgaaatttctgaaattatgggatttgtcaggatattctgaaagaacaatttccaagaggcctacttgccaaaagtaagcatttcggggcaaattgtctgtgagatcgtagcccagttatactcagaaaaccccatacaaacccttctaattttttcttgggtcgacccaaaaaaaatttagaagggtttgtatggaattttgtaagcataactgggctacgatctcagagacaatttgccgcgaaatgctcatttttggcaagtaggcctcttggacattgttctttcagaatatcctaacaaatcccataatttcagaaatttcatttttatgacgtcacactttagtactctattgtcTCTGTGCAGTTTAGTAAAATTTTATTCCCCAATGTTTCTATTTAACTATGGCACATTGAAGGGTTTAACTGATCAAAGCATCATGATAATCAACTTCATGATCGTTGTTATCAGTGTACCCAAGGATGTCTTCAAATGTTAAGTTAAGAAGATTGTTTATTGATCGTTGATTGATTGTACATTCGGTGGTACGATGAGCCCAGTCAGTAGAGCACTTGACTGGGGAGTGGGAGGTTGTGGGTTCGTCCTGGGGCTAGACCAATattcagggtcttaaaataactgagtaATGATggtacttcctttgccctgcaaatggctagtCCTTGGCGGGaatcggatgaccacgtaaaatacCAGGGGAGacaaaaatagtgtcctcaataATAGTATTTTCATTACTCaaataaattacatttttttatgcTACATATAATTCACCTGTACCTGATATCGAACTTCTTGGTGGTGGCTTGAAATTAGTTTTTAATCATATCTAATTATAGTTTCATCAGATAAATTTAGGAATCTTAAAATGTGTAAGCTtctgtttccattttctttgttGATGAGTTTTACTTAGGCATTGTTATTTTTTAGGGTCATTTTCAGTTAACATGTTTTGTTTGATTCTATTTTAAGCATCAACAGCAAGTTGCAGCAGCTGTGGAGAGAGCTAAACAGGTCACCATGACCGAATTAAATGCTATAATAGGGGTAAGAATTTGACCCTTTTTTTAATCTCTCaaagagcacagccttgattgctatttttctctctttagcATATGTGACATAAATGTCACCCAGctgttttttaaaagcggtGAGAGGATGGTTTGATCACGTATTACAAAAGACTGAGAAGAGACTGAATAATAACCTCACCACAGCTCATCAGCTAGCCTGAAGTAGTTTCTGAAACAATAAGAAACACCCTATCTCCCCTTTAAaattcacccccccccccccccaacccacCCACTACGGGCCAAGGTTCTCAATAACTTATTCATCCACTGCTCCATTTttgtaacaacggtaacaatgTGGCTAATGGCAAACAGGCTTTAATAAACTCTTttcaaaatgcaaattttactgTTCTTTCATTTATCAGTGACACCCGTCACAGGTGTTAGGGTTACAGTTCTCCAATACAGGTTCAATTAATACACACTGCACCCTGCTGTCAGCTGGCAGACTACTGGAGTggacttttttcgagcccttTTTTAAACTACAATCTTCTACAGAATAAGATGGAATCCCAACCTTTTCTCCGtgaaatcaaggatgaagccatGCCAAGGCCAAAATTTGCCACTTtaccatccttgatttgggggctGTGGGGAGCTGAGATTTCTTCCAAGTTCCCTGGGTAACTTATCATTTGGGAGCTTAAGCATGGATGATGGGTACACCAGTGAAAACATCACACAAAATTAATttgcgtttattccaattcgctgaaaatgtcaagtGTAAGTGAATTTCCctagagttgatttcttggggacagCACTCAAGTTtaggaggagaaagaaaaattcactGTCGCTTGTTTacatcctccataaaatgtgaaattaggcattttcacttcGCATtcgtgcagtgatggcaaagaaatgtacaaaagagtttgatgcatgtgcaaagttgttgttttgctaattaaacctgtTGCATTTTTGTCAGTCTTGTTCCCATTGCCAttgtcgttgctaaagctcccatTTGTCTATCCTCAGCTCTGGGGCAGAGTGGGAGTGGTCCCCTATCAGGGGATTTAGACATCCACTGTAGTCCATGGTGTAGGGATCTTGTCAATCTGCCATCTTTGAATATTTTGGGGAGGCAAAATAACcaccaaaataaaaacaattaatgaCTACCTATTCACAAAGTGACAGATGGCCAAAAAAAACTTGGCTGCcttaataatataattttttttgatgAGGTCACCCAGCTGGAATCTATTTGGCCTGGTTTATATTACATGTCTCTCAGTACAGCTTGATTGAAAAAAGCTTGTCATAACTATAGAAGCTTAAAATGGACATAACTGTGTACCTAAACTCACAGggtattttttagttttatttttttaaaccagagtttatttttttaaaaagtggtacTAAAAGTGTTCAAATACTTAAGGCTCCTGGGGCCCTGGTTGGTCCTGTACTTGAGCTGATTAAGATACATTTATGTTCATGATTGTTTGAAATCTCTTCTTTTTGGTCACCACTTGTTTTTCCAAATACTTGATTGTGTTGACTGCCTGAGGTTCTGTCAAAGTTTGGGTAGTTCGCCTTTTTTGAATTTCCCCAGGAAGGGGAATTTCATCGGCTGCCCCGTAAATGTCAAAATCCTCTAGGGTTTGACCTTTTTAGCTTAATGAATTTCTGCGAAAGGGAGTCTCATTTGCCTTTGGTGTTGTTGGTATCGACTGGTTGCCTTgctaaatttccttttttatcaaTAGCAACAGCAGCTTCATCAGCAAGGGCTCCAAGGGCTCCAAGGTCTACATGCCCACCCGCCCACAATACCACTGCCGCACCCGGGATCCACACCTCCTCAGCTCCCACCTGGGGCAGCTTCTGGCCTTCTTGCCTTGTCCAATCTTACTGTTCAGCCACCACATCTACCAATGATGAAACCGGAAGATAAAGGTATGAATGAGCATGGAAGTTTTTATGTTCAGCTTGTTGAGACATTGTTTTATTAGCAGGGCTAGTCAAAAAGGGCTGTGAACTGGGGATTTTGAGTTGGACTAGTTATAAGTATTCTGTCATTTTCCTCAGTATTGTTTGTGCAAACAAAATATCTGAATGCTTATTGGATCACAAGCTGCAAGTAAGGCGACACAGCAGAGAAAAGAACTGGGGAAATATAAGGACCTCTGCATACACTTATTTTGAGTGTAGCCGTGGCCACTCTAGTAGAGAAAATAACATTACATTAAGAATATGTCAAATTCCTGACTTTTGTTTCACCTCCTGCCAACTTTAGAACTCATAATAATGGTGAGAGCCATTCAAATTTACCCAAAGTTGTTGGAATGTCTTATCTGCAgtgatttttttataaatacaGTTATGGTgggtcctgggactcatcttgtgaaaaatcgtgagtcccagtccagaaccattgagtcccagttcaaaaaacaacgAATCCCTGGGTCTTTTGTAACcacacagttaatctgaagacaaacttcaaaactctgtattacagtttactgaaataaagATATACTCCTTCCATtataaagcacaacaaagactaAACGAAATAAGCATTGTTTAACAACAGCCTCATCaacaacagccacagaaatcacacaaacaggatattcaacaaaaacatcttcagatcgATAATTTGATCTTTGCATCCTACGGGACGCATAGTACAAATTAATTTGCATCTTAGgcgatttttatgcatcagtgACACAGGGTGCAgcggtaacaaaatcactgtaacTTCCAccttaaatttttgaaatatttatttagtgGTTGGATTAATATTCAAAGTATTGTGAGTAGTGCAAGTTGCCTTTCGTCATTTTATTTGTCATATACACTTTATAAAACAAAGAGTTAACTTTGAATTGTGTCTTTTTCTTGACACTCAAAGTTATCCTTGTTAATGTCAAATATTAGTCTAACCCTctatatttctgtttctttcatGTTGTACGTCACTATCAGATGGCATGGTATGTGAAAGtttattatgttattttattttattcagtcAACTAGATGGACATCACGGGGACAGGCACTTAAATTAAGTGTACTGCTATAAGgcgcagaattttttttttgacaaaagtttGCGTGATACCTCTAAATCTGTTGCATGTTTTGGGTGCGTCTTATAACCGGAGTATTTTCGGgctaccaaaaaaaattgtatgaTATTCAATTGCTTCAGCTGctcattttgttcttttttttatcagtcTTCAATGACTTGTACATCTGGTAAAGCTGGTAGTAGCCACAATGACTCATTTTACATTCGAAACAAATCATCTTATCATTTTTTGTGGTTGGAAAGCGTGTTGTTGTAGTTAAGACGATCATCACCACAAATCATGCTTGCGCCTTATAGCCGGGTATTTtagtttaattattttaaaattgcaaagaaCCCCATTTAATGGGGTGTGTCTTATAAACAAGTGGGTCAACATTTTctagttttaatgctatgcctgcaGAAATCACCAAAATATTGCTATGGTTAGTGCTCCTTGATGAAGTATGTGTGATATCTTCTTCGTATCTCTATTGGAGTATTTTGTACTTAAAGTCACCTAATCAGTGTTTTATGAAACTGATTGGTAcaagaattaaggacatgattgCACAAGATGAAATTAATAATTGATATTTGAACAACTTCTTTCCACTACTTCTATATTAAGGAAATGTTAAGGggtaacaaaataaatattattattctatATGTAACATGAAGCAGTGTTATAGTGTCAattggaatttttattttctagaaCTCGTTGTCACCTCTTGGACCAATGTCTCGAGAAAAATACAGAGCATCTGACCTCTCGTCACATGGTAGTGATGATGGCCACATGGACAGGGAAAGAGACAGAGACAGAGAACGCGATAGAGACCGCGAACGAGAGCGTGAACGAGAGAGAGAACGTGAGAGGGAGAGGGATCGAGATCGTGACAGGGAAAGACATGTGAATGGTGAGTATAAGTTCAGTTGAAATCAATTGAAATGAAGCAAAAGTAGAAAAACTATTTGAGCAAAAGCACTGGGCAGTGCCCCTTCAATTTTCCCTGGAGCTTCACACTTCAGATTGGTGAAACCGCTGCATTGACTTCAGTTTTAACCTTGCCTGAATTACATGTAGCCTCATTTAAAGTGTAAGAAGGGTAGTACTTTGCCTTTTTATACAATCCTGATGCTCTTTTGATAACTTCTGCTGTCAAAATACTTAATAAAACAGTTCAGTTTTCATGTATGAATATTGAACAGGAAATTCACTTTTGCTATTTATGACAGTTACTCTAATCTACTTCAAACTGGGAATACATGTAAGTTTTCTCTGTAACAAAAACATGATGATTCAAATATATTTTCTGATGTAAAGTAAATTAGTGAAGGTTCACTAGGCTTCAAGgatataaattttcattttaacatATGCAAAAAACTACTGACAGACTTCTAGGGTGATACTAAGAAAATCCTACTGTTAGTAAGTGACATAACACCCTGAAATTGACTTTTTAGGAACCAAAAGCAAcattaaaaggaaaagagaTGACAAAGACTCGGGGGTAAGTTTTGTTTCCAACCATGAAAACTCGCATTGAATTTTAGGCCCCAGATCTCGGGTGAAAATTTAGGAATTTTTTCTAACCACGGAGCAAATGCTTTTTTGTTCTTTAGGAAAGTGATGCAGAGAAAAGTGATGGCGACCTTGTAGTGGATGTTTCTAATGAGGTGGGTGTGCCATTACTGGGGTGGGGTTTTATTGCATTGACTCGAATGTTCTTCAACTTTTTTGTGTAGTTTGATGTTCTTGTAGACTGgtaaatattattcaaaagtcaattttttaggcgaaaaaacaaaaacaaaaacagcgtTGAATAAAGGTTTTTTGCATCTTGAAGGggattttgaaattaaaactgGTTTCGCTAATTGATTGCAGGATGCAAATTCACCACCCAGAGTCGAAAATGGACCTGATTCCCCTGTAAATGACAAGAAAAGTCGAAAAGATTCTGGATCTCCCAACAATGCCTCATCATCGTCATCCACACCATCATCAAAACATCCCAAGGTATGCATAAATTGTTTAAACTCTTCATTAATGGGTGAGCTTGAAAACTGGTTAGCGGGGTGTCACAATCCCATAAGCCAGagggaggtatccatggcaacacTGGAAAGTGGGAACCCCCCAAATGAGCCTCCACTTACCACCACTATCACACAGAAAGAATTCAGTGGAAAAACTGTTCTTCCTAGGATTTTGGGAAGGCCAGGGGTATTCTGACTTAGATTTTTAGCAGTGTTTGTACGAGGCCTGCTGaagccagaaaaattttttattaagaTGGGGAACTTAATTTTAGTTGTTTATTTGGTTAGCAATTAGGAActgtttttctcctttttttctgagTCCCACAAATGGCAGCtgctttctcaaaatcagtcTTCTGATATTTGGTGTTTTTGAATTAATCGCTTTCGGAAGATTTGGTGTCATTTTAGGTGACTTTTAGGTAAACAGTACAGTGTAGGTCATAGGTTGGATTCCTGTTGGGAGTGTTTTCTTCTGAGCCACGTGTATCACTGACtataaattaaaacattttctcaaattttaatGTGTTGatctgtgttttttttacagtcaGAAAGCAAACCCATTCTTCCATCGTCAGAAAGCAGCTCTTCTGGGAGGAAGAGCCCCTCGAGATCGTCACCGTCCGTAAAAACTCCAGTAGGTAGGTATCATTCATACAGAACTACATTGAACTTAAGCAGCCAAGATGACAAACAGCAGTGAAAATGCTtgtgaaaaagtgaatttgcattAACTCAAGCTTCACTTTATTTATACAGTCTTccttaatttgtcaaatttagATGAATTTTCCTCGAGTTGAATAATTCAACTCGAGGAAAAATTTATCCAGtatccaagttcaaaaagagaaaggaaaattttttgATGTGTGTTCACTcccacaaaatgaaaaaaaaaattaggaagtttcacgttgtagacGTGCAGCAGATGTCAAAAAAGTATACTCGTTGCTGCCTTCATCCCTCTGGTTGTATTAGCTCTCTACTGTTTTAACCAGTGTGGTTGAGTGAGCAAAAGGAATGACGACCATCTTGTGTATTTTACAGCCGCCCCGGCAGTTAGAACAGCCATGTCTGTACCAGGAGGTCCATATCCATTTGTAAATCCACACAACATTGCCAGGTAATTATGGATTAAACTCAAAGCAACAAAGTTAAATATCTTTTCATAATAGCACCTTCATTGAAGGCTGAAGGCCCGTAGCATTTCGCTGTTTTGCTGTTGCTATGTTCTCTGAGCCACTCGAGGTTTTGGCACCCAGTTAGTGTTTTTGGTCATCAGTATGTTGTGAGTTGAGTTGTCGAAGAATCATAGGAGCTCCAGCTAGCGGCAGCAATTGGAAAAATCCTTGACTTGCAGAGGACGAGACCCTGGTTCAAAACAGAATGAAACACACAAAAATGAGTCTTTGAAATGCATTATTAATGCTTTAGAGATAACAAGATCAGATGGGAATTTTCCAAGACCCATGATTTTCTAGTTTACACTTGCAACCCGTATAGGTAgctcttttttttctggtggAAGACCATCAGTTTCTTGTATTTagtcgtttttttctttgatgttaGCTTCATCTTTCTTTGCTTGGAAAATACCTAGTGTTGAAGTGTTCCATTGGAGGCGTACCATACCTTACCTTACCTCACCTCTTCAGGCTCCATTACACATAAGGCCTCCACATCTCTCTATCATCCTGCTATTTTGAAATGTGTGTCTGGTTTCAGTTATGAGATTTTTGTTCAGGATGGGACATTTACTCATTGCCCAACCCCCAACCTGGAGGGCCAGGTTATGCAATTCCCCTGGCCTTTCATACGAAACCTGGCCGACACAGTTGAACCCACCAGGTCCCATTATTGGTATAGTTTAGAGGGTCATCAAGGCACACAAACCTCCCCACCACGTTCCTTGGGGAAAATAAGCTAATTTCATCTGTTTTGCTTTGTAGTGACCTGGCAAGCCCAACATCATTTTCCCCATCAGTCATGGCAGCCAGCATGTCTGCTGGTGGGATTGGTTATGGCCGGTCTCCTTTGGTACGTATTCTTTCTTGTCTGatgaatttcagttttttgtttattgtttatttattttcactaTTTTGATCTCAGGTTGGCTTTGAGCATGGCAGCCCTGCAGCCAGAGTAGGCATGTCTCCATTAGGTCCCAGTATGCCAGCAGGTCCCCCAGGAGGCAAGCCTGCATACTCATTCTATGTGAGTGGGGATGGTCAAATGCAACCAGTGCCGTTTCCGCCAGATGCACTCCTTGGTTCCAATATACCTCGCCATGCCCGACAGATTAACCAACTAAATCATGGAGAAGTTGTATGCGCTGTAACGATCAGCCATCCAACGAGACATGTATACACAGGAGGAAAGGTCAGCACTgttattttttacaatttttttgaaCTGTGGAATGaagaaatattgaaaatattgaTGTAACTTATTGAAAGCTTGCCAAACCCTGGCAATTCAAACAGTTACAGAACTCCGCACTGCAAGCACTGATCAACATTGTTAATATCTGAGCGGCTACATGACTGTACAGGATGGTTCTTTCAGAAAACTTTGCTTCTTGGATCCTCGATCATCGAAACTCGAGACTCGATCCTCGTGTCTCGAGACTCAATCCTCGCATCTCAAAacttgcattttttgttttatgcaataattaactagTGTAgtgtactgaaaaaaaaaatgtagagaTGGTAGAGtgaacagttcaagccttataAAGTCCTGTTAGAATGGACAGGGAATGTGcgtttttgtacaatctgtgaaattacaTAAGTggtatgtggtccttgaaaagtccgtaaaaatggttgcaattttttgtatgaatcCTGAACTGCATAAGTTGGGTCTTCAACTGCAATGGTCTTCCTTGCATTTAATTTTGGTTAAGGTGATGCACAATTGCTGGATAACCCTAGGATAGAATTTCTCTTTGGAGTAACTCTCAAGCAGAGAAAACCGTGAGTGCTGTAGAATGTACATTTCATCTGCATGGACTGTTATTTTAGTTCAGAGGAAAAGGACCATCAGTGTTTTTAGTTTGACAGTAACAGTGGTAAGAATCCAGAAGATAGATGCAGAGAGGGCAACAGTTGAAATGTTCTTTAATACAGATAAGGCTAGTGTCAAAACTACATATTGCAATACTGGTGCTTGTCTCAGTTTGACGGTTTTACCACTCTACAACATGTGACTTGAAGGTGACAAAATTTCAGATTGTTTTGTAAAACTGTTTGTTTTCCCTTGGTTGCAGGGCTGTGTGAAGGTGTGGGACATAGGTCAAAGTAGTGGAAAAAATCCAATTTCAACTTTAGAGTGTTTGGTAAGTCACTGTTTATGCAATTCATAGTAAGAGACATTTTAGCATCACTTAGTTGCAGGGTTGTCAGTAAGGGCCGGTAGCCAGGCAAAACCGCtggctagttagccatccttagccagctactttcatctccttctatcataactgctaacaaaaagTTAAGCACattcaaataaaattgtaaaacgtccatttcccagttttgaatgacattgaatgcatatttaaacaggtttagatctgtgaaacattCGAACTGAACGATGTCTAGGGACACCTGAGACATTTTTACGGAATTGTTCCCACTCTTGTGTGTATTCTGATGAAACTGCATGGCGGTGGAAAATACCCcttgaaaacccctggaaaTGCCATTTTTGATAAGATTCAAAATGTCCCCAGATGCCTCGGTCCTCAAGAACTTGagcctttggtgcgagttccaaagccgcctactattcattatcagcctgctacATAAAAACGTTTTGACAGCCCTAAGTTGTGAGTTGTGATAGAGACC encodes:
- the LOC140939236 gene encoding transducin-like enhancer protein 1, with amino-acid sequence MYQSRHTTPHQPSGQPFKFTVADSCDRIKEEFNFLQAQYHSLKLECEKLASEKTEMQRHYVMYYEMSYGLNVEMHKQTEIAKRLNAICAQIIPFLSQDHQQQVAAAVERAKQVTMTELNAIIGQQQLHQQGLQGLQGLHAHPPTIPLPHPGSTPPQLPPGAASGLLALSNLTVQPPHLPMMKPEDKDGMNSLSPLGPMSREKYRASDLSSHGSDDGHMDRERDRDRERDRDRERERERERERERERDRDRDRERHVNGTKSNIKRKRDDKDSGESDAEKSDGDLVVDVSNEDANSPPRVENGPDSPVNDKKSRKDSGSPNNASSSSSTPSSKHPKSESKPILPSSESSSSGRKSPSRSSPSVKTPVAAPAVRTAMSVPGGPYPFVNPHNIASDLASPTSFSPSVMAASMSAGGIGYGRSPLVGFEHGSPAARVGMSPLGPSMPAGPPGGKPAYSFYVSGDGQMQPVPFPPDALLGSNIPRHARQINQLNHGEVVCAVTISHPTRHVYTGGKGCVKVWDIGQSSGKNPISTLECLRDNYIRSCRLLPDGRTLIVGGEASTLTIWDLASSQPRIKNELTSNAPACYALAISPDSKVCFSCCSDGNIAVWDLHNQTLVRQFQGHTDGASCIDISPDGTKLWTGGLDNTVRSWDLREGRQLQQHDFTSQIFSLGYCPSGDWLAVGMENSNVEVLHQTKPDKYQLHLHESCVLSLKFAYSGKWFITTGKDNLLNAWRTPYGASIFQSKESSSVLSCDISADDKYIVTGSGDKKATLYEVIF